Within the Vigna angularis cultivar LongXiaoDou No.4 chromosome 10, ASM1680809v1, whole genome shotgun sequence genome, the region agaaagtaaaaaaagtgtTAGCAGAAAGAAGTGCCCATTGTTATAATTTCTGATGTTCAACTTATGTGCGGGTTCTCAAGCACATGGTTTACAGAAGCAACATCGTGATTCTAATTTTGTTCTTATGGTGATTGCAAGATTCAAATTGCTGGTCTAGTTTCATTCTAAAGAATTCAGAAACCATGAAAATCTGAACATTTAGTATTGAGCTACCCTTTCCTCTCTGAtgaaattgtttattttctattattttaatggTTAGTAGTAATTGAAAATGCCAAGTTTATCTTTTTTTCCATGAAATTTGTAAACTTTTACGGTGATATTATTTCTCTCTTCCTAGGTGAATGGATGAACAGTTCTGCAGGACTAGCCTTTTCACCTCATGTTATCACTGTTGGAGTTGGGGAGGTATTTCACAAGAGCTATAGTTTCCTATAGTTTGTTTATTTCTCTTACTGTCTTTtgaaatcataaatatataaatgtttaagcTCACGTTGGATATTTCAAATTCTAAAAGCTCCTAAATAATTGTTTACGTCAACATGATGAAAATATGATTTCCCAACCAAAAAAGTTGTCTTCCATGATTTGAGAGATGTTGTAATTAGTTGTATGTACTTCATGTACTCATTCAGAAATGATCAAAAGTAGTTTAGAACtggtattttgtttttttaattttagagtgCTTCTCTGCTATTGTTCATAATATTGATATACCGTTCATGGATGGTCAATTGCAATCATTGAGTGCACCCAACGATTTAATAGTCATGTAGTCTGGGATTGTCAATGGCGTATAAACTGAAGCATCACACATCAATGTGGTTACTGATTGGATATAAAACTGATGATATTTAATGGATctatctaattttaatttcagcTGAAGTAATCGGtacatttactttttttcatcATGTTGTAAACCTTCAAGATGGTTATTTATAACTGtacattaatttaaatgttactTGATTGTAGACTTTCTTTGTTTCAGGATATTGTAGCAAAGTTATTCTCATTTTCACAGCAGAGGCCAAGGGCTTTGTGCATCTTAACTGGAACTGGTACTGTTTCTTCTGTCACTCTGCGCCAGCCAGCTTCTACTACCATCAGTGCTTCTTATGAGGTTAAAGAACTGAACACTGCATACCTCGACTATTagaaattttaatcataaatatcCTTCATCTCTATCTCCTCTGCGTGGTTCTAACTTAGTGACAAGTTATCATGTAGCAAGTTGGTTAAGTTATAGTTCTGTGCTGTCCAAGAAAAGGGGTAAATGGTAGCAATTCTGGTATTGCAATCAAAATTCAGCTTTATGCAACGGCTAATGAGATTGAGTACTGTTTAAAGTGAATTAGGTTTCTGTTCTTATCATGATGCAAtagtaaacattttttttatcttgtacGGTTTACAGGGCCGATTTCAAATATTATGCTTGTCTGGTTCTTACTTGGTCGCTGAAGAAGGTGGACCACGCAGTAGAACAGGTGGCATGAGTGTTTCCCTTTCTAGTCCCGATGGTCATATTATTGGTGGTGGTGTTGCCAGCCTTATAGCTGCAAGCCCAGTCCAGGTATATTCTTAATTGCCCAAACTCTATTTCTTGTACTTATGCGCGCTGTATGTTCATTCAAGATGTTAAAACAATTAGTTCAGCAACTAGAAGGTATTCTGAATGGGGTGGAAGCAGTGTTTAAGCCTAATAATGATTTACGTTCTTGTGCATCTGTACATGCTTTAGATACTAACCTTTTCCCAAACATTGAGAATTTGAGACTTCTCTTGGTGCAGGTGGTAGTGTGCAGTTTTGTATATGCAGGCTCTAAGCCAAAGACTAAACAAGTGACCACTGCTACAAAAGATAACAATTCTGAACCTCAGAGTAGTGACAAGTTAGCTTCTCCAGCCAGTGCTCCTCCTAATCAAAACTACTCTTCTCCTGCCCCAGGCATGTGGCCTGCTCAATCAAGGCCATTAGAGGTGAAAAGTGCACATCCACACACTGGTATTGACTTGACGCGTGGGTGAACAACATTTATTACTTTACAAGACATTGCAGTTTTGTATAGAAATCTCTTGTTGTAAATGAACCGAATTTGTGAGCATTGTGACTCTTGCTATCCCCGTTTATGGGTGACAAGTTCTTGCTAACCTATGCTGTAACCAATGGATTTCGGGGTCAAGTAACACTCTTGACTTAAGAAAAAACTGTTTGGTGAAGTGAAAAGCAAAATATCAGGATCAAGTTGAAAGCTTGTGCTAATCAATTAATTAACACTTCAAGAATATCACTTTGATGATAATAGCCTTGCTCCAATGCCACCTCAGTTctcatttttcttactttttcgGTTTCCAATGCATTAACTCATTactattttctatttaattcgTCTCAACCACTTGGGGGTAATAATATATCAGGTATTCTATTATGGTCTACGATTAATCTTAGATTATTTATGAAGAATGTGCTTATAGAATTTCAGCATGGCATCAGGAATCTGTGAAACCGAGTTTTCTGCATACAATCGAGGGAGAGATTCGGTTGGAGGTTCTGTGCCAGCTCGTGATAGTAGGTCAGGCAACTTATCTATGCGTatgattga harbors:
- the LOC108335945 gene encoding AT-hook motif nuclear-localized protein 5, which encodes MDGREGMGFPGGSAPYYMQHRGGVSGSGPGTGTPSGFQPPSGFRALSNVSSGSTFSLEAKPPSQPQPQRGGFGHGINLGSSPGINLGSSPDGGGGGGMSSSGDPVKKKRGRPRKYGPDSGTVSLRLSPLSATANSTPGSGTPSEKRPRGRPPGSGRKQQLANLGEWMNSSAGLAFSPHVITVGVGEDIVAKLFSFSQQRPRALCILTGTGTVSSVTLRQPASTTISASYEGRFQILCLSGSYLVAEEGGPRSRTGGMSVSLSSPDGHIIGGGVASLIAASPVQVVVCSFVYAGSKPKTKQVTTATKDNNSEPQSSDKLASPASAPPNQNYSSPAPGMWPAQSRPLEVKSAHPHTGIDLTRG